In one window of Kosmotoga pacifica DNA:
- a CDS encoding rod shape-determining protein, which produces MFFRQDMGIDLGTANTLVFLRGSGVAVNEPSVVAIDSESQQILQVGLEAKKMVGKTPANIIAIRPLKDGVIADYDIALAMVKYFIERASTRFTLLKPRVVIGVPSGATEVERKALTDAGLEAGAKKVFLIEEPMASAIGAGLDVEEPNGNMIVDIGGGTTEIAVISLGSIVLSNSIRVAGDELDESIVQYIKEKYRLVIGEKTAERVKIEIGNVIESDEHDSLETEVIGLDLNSGLPRKVKVTGAEIREAIREPVGKIIEAVKVAVENTPPELVSDIVHHGITVAGGGSLLKGMKTLLENETGITVNIAEDPLTCVARGAGSVLEKVSILERLSRGS; this is translated from the coding sequence ATGTTTTTTAGACAGGATATGGGAATAGACCTTGGAACCGCGAATACACTTGTTTTCCTTCGAGGGAGCGGAGTGGCAGTAAATGAGCCTTCGGTCGTTGCTATCGACTCTGAGTCCCAGCAAATATTGCAGGTTGGTTTGGAAGCAAAGAAAATGGTCGGAAAGACTCCGGCAAACATCATTGCAATAAGACCATTAAAAGATGGCGTAATAGCAGATTATGACATCGCCCTGGCTATGGTTAAATACTTCATAGAGAGGGCTTCCACAAGATTCACCCTCTTAAAACCGCGTGTTGTTATCGGTGTCCCTTCAGGAGCAACTGAAGTTGAAAGAAAAGCGCTAACCGATGCCGGACTCGAGGCTGGGGCGAAAAAGGTGTTTCTCATTGAAGAACCGATGGCAAGCGCTATTGGAGCTGGACTTGATGTTGAGGAACCGAATGGGAACATGATCGTGGATATCGGTGGTGGGACCACGGAAATAGCCGTCATTTCCCTTGGAAGCATTGTCTTGAGCAACTCGATAAGGGTCGCGGGGGATGAACTTGACGAATCGATTGTTCAGTACATAAAGGAAAAATACCGCCTTGTAATAGGTGAGAAGACTGCTGAAAGGGTGAAAATAGAAATAGGAAATGTGATCGAATCGGATGAACATGATTCTCTGGAGACAGAAGTAATAGGCCTTGACCTGAACTCCGGGCTTCCGAGAAAGGTAAAAGTAACAGGAGCGGAAATCAGAGAGGCGATCAGGGAACCCGTTGGCAAAATTATAGAAGCGGTAAAAGTTGCTGTCGAAAATACCCCTCCAGAACTCGTTTCTGATATCGTTCACCACGGAATAACGGTGGCTGGTGGTGGTTCTCTCTTGAAGGGCATGAAGACACTGCTGGAAAATGAAACAGGTATCACAGTCAATATCGCTGAGGACCCTCTGACCTGTGTTGCTCGAGGGGCTGGAAGTGTCCTTGAAAAGGTATCTATCCTGGAAAGACTTTCCAGGGGGAGCTAA